In the genome of Cryptomeria japonica chromosome 8, Sugi_1.0, whole genome shotgun sequence, one region contains:
- the LOC131067830 gene encoding uncharacterized protein LOC131067830, with translation MDQEEEFESPLTTEELKQKLNEKMKEVEYLAKQMSLGITVDLAATPQAEIHPVRPAIEGVVATTEQPSQEAQPSSTTTTPTTIATTTTTTTPATTSTTSVAPIVSTMPQPLVTTMVTPSFFVSQMSVPAMTPTTERITIHNVESD, from the coding sequence ATGGACCAGGAGGaggaatttgaatctcctttgacAACAGAAGAGTTGAAGCAAAagctaaatgagaaaatgaaagaggtGGAATATCTAGCAAAACAGATGAGTTTAGGGATTACTGTCGACCTAGCGGCCACACCACAAGCAGAAATTCATCCTGTTAGGCCTGCTATTGAGGGTGTTGTAGCAACGACAGAACAACCTTCTCAAGAGGCTCAACCCTCTAGTACAACCACCACTCCTACCACCATTGCTACCACCACTACTACAACAACACCAGCTACCACGTCAACCACATCTGTTGCACCAATTGTGTCAACAATGCCTCAACCTTTGGTTACAACAATGGTCACTCCATCTTTTTTTGTTTCACAGATGTCAGTGCCTGCAATGACTCCCACAACTGAAAGAATAACTATTCATAATGTGGAGTCAGACTAA